One region of Sphingomonas kaistensis genomic DNA includes:
- a CDS encoding beta-ketoacyl-ACP synthase 3, whose product MALRSVFLGVGSALPARRVDNQELAAQVDTSDEWIVERTGIRSRYIAGEGETTASLATEAARKALDHAGLEPADIGLIILATATPDQTFPSSATKVQHLLGIKDAIAFDVHAVCTGFLYALTVADSMLRGGNAKTALVIGAETFSRILDWEDRTTCVLFGDGAGAVVLRAEDTESRGILATKLHADGQWGDMLYVDGGPSTTGTVGKLRMKGREVFRHAVVNLAQVLGEVLEAGGKTPADVDWVVPHQANARILDATARKLGLSPDKVVVTVDRHANTSAASVPLALDVAVKDGRIKPGDLIVLEAMGGGFTWGAALLSI is encoded by the coding sequence GTGGCCCTGCGTAGCGTTTTTCTCGGAGTAGGGTCGGCACTTCCCGCCCGGCGTGTCGACAACCAGGAACTGGCCGCGCAGGTCGATACCTCGGACGAATGGATCGTCGAGCGTACCGGCATCCGCAGCCGCTATATCGCGGGCGAGGGCGAAACCACCGCCAGCCTGGCGACCGAGGCGGCGCGCAAGGCGCTCGACCATGCCGGGCTCGAACCGGCCGACATCGGCCTGATCATCCTCGCCACCGCAACCCCCGACCAGACCTTTCCCAGCTCGGCGACCAAGGTGCAGCACCTGCTCGGGATCAAGGACGCCATCGCGTTCGATGTCCATGCGGTCTGCACCGGCTTCCTGTACGCCCTGACCGTAGCCGATTCGATGCTGCGCGGCGGTAATGCCAAGACCGCGCTGGTGATCGGGGCCGAGACCTTCAGCCGGATCCTCGACTGGGAGGACCGCACCACCTGCGTCCTGTTCGGCGACGGTGCCGGCGCCGTTGTCCTGCGCGCCGAGGACACCGAAAGCCGCGGGATCCTCGCCACCAAGCTGCACGCCGACGGCCAGTGGGGCGACATGCTCTATGTCGACGGCGGGCCATCGACCACCGGAACGGTGGGCAAGCTCAGGATGAAGGGCCGCGAGGTGTTCCGCCACGCGGTGGTCAACCTCGCGCAGGTCCTCGGCGAAGTGCTCGAGGCAGGCGGCAAGACCCCGGCCGACGTCGATTGGGTGGTTCCGCACCAGGCCAATGCCCGGATCCTCGACGCCACCGCGCGCAAGCTTGGCTTGTCGCCGGACAAGGTGGTGGTGACTGTTGACCGCCACGCCAACACCTCTGCCGCCTCGGTTCCGCTGGCGCTCGACGTCGCGGTGAAGGACGGCCGGATCAAGCCTGGCGACCTCATCGTGCTGGAAGCGATGGGCGGCGGTTTCACCTGGGGCGCCGCCTTACTTTCCATTTAA
- a CDS encoding integration host factor subunit alpha gives MHSGTLTRADLGDVVHRKLGLSRAESASMVERLLHHMCSALAHGQNVKISGFGSFILRDKGQRVGRNPKTGVEVPIAPRRVMTFRASQTMRDRIARD, from the coding sequence ATGCACAGCGGTACGCTCACGCGTGCCGATCTTGGCGATGTTGTGCACCGCAAGCTCGGGCTGAGCCGTGCCGAGTCGGCCTCGATGGTCGAGCGGCTGCTTCATCATATGTGTTCGGCGCTGGCGCATGGTCAGAACGTCAAGATTTCGGGGTTCGGCAGCTTCATCCTGCGTGACAAGGGTCAGCGGGTCGGGCGCAATCCCAAGACCGGGGTCGAAGTGCCGATCGCACCGCGCCGGGTGATGACCTTCCGCGCCAGCCAGACCATGCGCGACCGCATCGCGCGCGACTGA
- a CDS encoding helicase C-terminal domain-containing protein, which produces MASPLSLPALHASHAGIWLVGPDGAREAGRGEAIRAVSDTPHILLNAPLAGQRLGYAEVSGLDLLELFAFVHPARFVVPTVPGLAAFVGLEAPADEASAAALLPEIAERLLATLEDEGWAEREGAWSVNASLHRLGWTWAPLVGKRLRRPERGERMLFSRLEAWEEASERPPARIVRLGDGEAEARLAQLTGAGSETREGQRAFAAAAAHAFAPRDRRDAPNLLLAEAGTGIGKTLGYLAPASLWAEKAGGTVWVSTYTKALQRQLDAEGARIVPDEEQRKKRIVVRKGRENYLCLLNLEDALQGSFSGRAAILAQLVGRWAAYSKDGDMVGGDLPGWLPSLFRRAGATALTDRRGECVYAGCPHYRKCFIEKAERASRGADLVIANHALVMISAARGRLGGGLERIVFDEGHHLFDAADSTFAVALTGAETIELRRWIIGPERSTRGRRRGLAARLMDVCSYDEEGAQALDAAVQAAGLLPGDGWLGRVVEGLPLGPLEALFAAVRVTVLARAKAEDAGYGLETELAEPDAPLVEAAAAALVALESLQRPMTALRLRLEAVLEDAPDWLDAAARARVEGAIAGLNWRGQAVGAWTQLLARIGGSADPDFVDWMNVDRVEGRELDIGLQRRWLDPTRPLAKAVIEPAHGVLVTSATLRGGEEHWEVADARTGAAHLPAAPAHFHAASPFDYASAAEVLVVTDVKQGDLAALANAYARLITAAGGGTLGLFTAIARLRVVQARIADRLAREQLPLLAQHVDPIDTGTLVDMFRADPRSSLLGTDALRDGVDVPGESLRLVVMERVPWPRPTVLHAARRLAGGGSAYDDRVVKARLAQAFGRLVRRQGDRGTFVMLSAACPSRLLTAFPPGVRVSRVSLEQAVERVASARRPESGLVPADSVDEVGPDPLQRTD; this is translated from the coding sequence GTGGCGTCTCCTCTTTCCCTTCCCGCACTTCACGCGTCCCATGCCGGCATCTGGTTGGTCGGCCCCGACGGCGCGCGGGAGGCTGGGCGGGGGGAAGCGATCCGGGCGGTTTCGGACACGCCGCATATCCTCCTGAACGCGCCGCTTGCCGGGCAACGGCTCGGCTATGCGGAGGTCAGCGGGCTCGACCTTTTGGAGCTGTTTGCCTTCGTTCACCCGGCGCGGTTCGTGGTGCCGACGGTGCCGGGGTTGGCGGCGTTCGTGGGGCTGGAGGCCCCGGCCGACGAGGCCAGCGCTGCGGCGCTGCTGCCGGAGATCGCCGAACGGCTCCTTGCGACGCTCGAGGACGAGGGCTGGGCCGAGCGCGAAGGGGCGTGGAGCGTCAACGCCTCGCTGCACCGCCTCGGCTGGACCTGGGCGCCCCTGGTGGGCAAGCGGCTGCGGCGGCCCGAGCGGGGCGAGCGGATGCTTTTCTCGCGGCTCGAAGCTTGGGAGGAGGCTTCCGAGCGGCCGCCGGCGCGGATCGTCAGGCTGGGCGATGGCGAGGCCGAGGCTCGGCTTGCGCAGCTGACCGGCGCGGGGTCGGAAACCCGCGAGGGTCAGCGCGCCTTCGCCGCCGCCGCCGCCCATGCCTTTGCTCCGCGCGACCGCCGCGATGCGCCCAACCTGTTGCTGGCCGAGGCCGGGACCGGGATCGGCAAGACGCTCGGCTACCTCGCCCCGGCCTCGCTGTGGGCGGAAAAGGCCGGCGGCACGGTGTGGGTGTCGACCTACACCAAGGCGCTGCAGCGACAGCTCGACGCGGAAGGGGCGCGCATCGTGCCCGACGAGGAGCAGCGCAAGAAGCGCATCGTGGTGCGCAAGGGGCGCGAAAACTATCTCTGCCTGCTCAACCTCGAGGACGCGCTTCAGGGCAGCTTCTCGGGCCGGGCGGCAATTCTTGCGCAACTGGTCGGGCGGTGGGCGGCCTACAGCAAGGACGGCGACATGGTCGGCGGCGACCTGCCCGGCTGGCTGCCGAGCCTGTTCCGCCGGGCCGGCGCCACCGCGCTGACCGACCGCCGCGGCGAGTGCGTCTATGCCGGCTGCCCGCACTACCGGAAATGCTTCATCGAAAAGGCCGAGCGCGCGAGCCGCGGGGCGGACCTGGTCATCGCCAACCATGCGCTGGTGATGATCTCCGCCGCGCGCGGGCGGCTGGGCGGAGGGCTCGAGCGGATCGTCTTCGATGAAGGGCACCACCTGTTCGACGCCGCCGATTCGACCTTCGCGGTGGCGCTGACCGGGGCCGAGACGATCGAGCTTCGGCGCTGGATCATCGGGCCCGAGCGCAGCACCCGCGGGCGGCGGCGCGGGCTTGCGGCGCGGCTGATGGACGTCTGCTCCTACGACGAGGAAGGCGCGCAGGCGCTCGACGCGGCGGTGCAGGCGGCCGGATTGCTGCCGGGCGACGGCTGGCTGGGCCGGGTGGTCGAAGGCTTGCCGCTGGGGCCGCTGGAAGCCTTGTTCGCGGCGGTGCGCGTCACGGTGCTGGCCCGCGCCAAGGCCGAGGACGCGGGCTACGGCCTGGAGACCGAATTGGCCGAACCCGACGCGCCGCTGGTCGAGGCGGCGGCAGCGGCCCTGGTCGCGCTCGAATCGCTGCAACGGCCGATGACCGCGCTCCGGCTGCGGCTGGAAGCGGTGCTGGAGGATGCGCCCGACTGGCTCGATGCGGCGGCGCGGGCGCGGGTCGAAGGGGCGATCGCCGGGCTCAACTGGCGCGGGCAGGCGGTCGGGGCCTGGACCCAGCTGCTGGCCCGGATCGGCGGCAGCGCGGACCCGGATTTCGTCGACTGGATGAACGTCGACCGGGTCGAAGGGCGCGAGCTCGACATCGGGCTGCAGCGCCGCTGGCTCGACCCGACGCGGCCGCTGGCCAAGGCGGTGATCGAGCCTGCGCACGGGGTGCTGGTCACCTCCGCCACCCTGCGCGGGGGCGAGGAACATTGGGAGGTGGCCGACGCCCGCACCGGCGCCGCGCATCTGCCGGCCGCACCGGCGCATTTCCATGCCGCGAGCCCGTTCGACTATGCCTCGGCGGCCGAGGTGCTGGTGGTGACCGACGTCAAGCAGGGCGACCTGGCAGCGCTGGCCAATGCCTATGCCCGGCTGATCACCGCGGCGGGCGGTGGCACGCTGGGGCTGTTCACCGCCATCGCACGGCTGCGGGTGGTCCAGGCGCGGATCGCCGACCGGCTGGCGCGCGAGCAATTGCCGCTGCTGGCCCAGCACGTCGACCCGATCGACACCGGCACCCTGGTCGACATGTTCCGCGCCGACCCCCGCTCCAGCCTGCTCGGCACCGACGCGCTGCGCGACGGGGTGGACGTGCCGGGCGAATCGCTGCGGCTGGTGGTGATGGAGCGGGTGCCGTGGCCGCGCCCGACCGTGCTTCACGCCGCGCGGCGGCTGGCGGGCGGCGGCTCGGCCTATGACGACCGGGTGGTGAAGGCGCGGCTTGCGCAGGCGTTCGGGCGACTGGTCCGGAGGCAGGGCGACCGCGGCACGTTCGTGATGCTTTCGGCGGCCTGCCCCTCGCGGCTGCTGACCGCGTTTCCGCCGGGGGTGCGGGTCAGCCGGGTGAGCCTGGAGCAGGCAGTGGAGCGGGTCGCCAGCGCCCGCCGGCCGGAAAGCGGATTAGTCCCCGCCGATAGCGTCGACGAGGTCGGCCCGGACCCGCTTCAGCGCACTGACTAG
- a CDS encoding MBL fold metallo-hydrolase, with amino-acid sequence MVIPVTPLQQNCTLLWCTATNKAALCDPGGDLPKIRSAIAQAGVTVEKIILTHGHIDHCGQAGQLAAELGVPIEGPHLDDLFWIARLADDGAAYGIDASPFEPNRWLTDGEQVTVGDLVLDVYQTPGHTPGHVIFHHPPSKLALVGDVLFAGSIGRTDFPLSDHQALLDSVRNKLWPLGNETVFIPGHGPASSFERERASNPFVGDKVLA; translated from the coding sequence ATGGTGATCCCGGTCACCCCGCTTCAGCAGAACTGCACCCTCCTGTGGTGCACCGCGACGAACAAGGCGGCGTTGTGCGATCCGGGCGGCGATCTGCCCAAGATCCGTTCGGCCATCGCCCAGGCGGGGGTGACGGTGGAGAAGATCATCCTGACCCACGGCCACATCGATCATTGCGGCCAGGCCGGTCAGCTGGCGGCGGAACTGGGCGTGCCGATCGAGGGCCCGCACCTCGACGACCTGTTCTGGATCGCCCGGCTGGCCGACGACGGCGCGGCCTATGGCATCGACGCCTCGCCGTTCGAACCCAATCGCTGGCTTACCGATGGCGAGCAGGTCACGGTCGGCGACCTTGTGCTCGACGTCTACCAGACCCCCGGGCACACGCCGGGCCACGTCATCTTCCACCATCCGCCCTCCAAGCTGGCGCTGGTCGGCGACGTGCTGTTCGCAGGCTCGATCGGGCGGACCGACTTTCCGCTGTCCGATCACCAGGCCCTGCTCGATTCGGTCAGGAACAAGCTGTGGCCGCTCGGGAACGAGACGGTGTTCATCCCCGGCCACGGCCCGGCCAGCAGCTTCGAGCGCGAGCGGGCAAGCAACCCCTTCGTCGGAGACAAGGTGCTGGCCTGA
- a CDS encoding dipeptidase: MLLLLAAASLLPVSAMAQTSPTNPPIDPKVSQRIDRILKRTPLIDGHNDLPWALRGDFGSKVEGLQSGTDSWKPPLMTDMARLKAGRVGGQFWSVYIDGTTLGDEAIRVTLEQIDTAHRIIDAYPDTLRFARSADEMEAAHKAGRVGSMLGIEGGRQIGGSMAALRRFYDLGARYMTLTHNQTTEWADAGTDEPKYDGLSPFGVEVVKEMNRLGMMVDLSHVAPATMRDAIAASQAPVIFSHSSAAGVNPHPRNVPDDVLRLMPANGGVVMVTWVPSFLSPAQWKWDGEQAAEEARVKTYNRANAAAVTKAMEAWVAANPRPVVGIKEVADHIDYVARVAGHDHVGIGGDLDGIPRTPVGLEGVEAYPRLFAELIRRGWSDANLAKLAGGNVLRALRGAEATAARMKDVPPSMATLNPPKPAN; encoded by the coding sequence ATGCTCCTCCTGCTCGCCGCGGCGAGCCTGCTCCCGGTGTCCGCCATGGCCCAGACCTCCCCGACCAACCCGCCGATCGATCCCAAGGTCAGCCAGCGGATCGACCGGATTCTCAAGCGGACCCCGCTGATCGACGGCCACAACGACCTTCCGTGGGCGCTTCGCGGCGACTTCGGAAGCAAGGTCGAAGGGCTGCAAAGCGGCACCGACAGCTGGAAGCCGCCGCTGATGACCGACATGGCGCGCTTGAAGGCCGGCCGGGTCGGCGGTCAGTTCTGGTCGGTCTATATCGACGGCACCACGCTCGGCGACGAAGCGATCCGGGTCACGCTGGAACAGATCGACACCGCCCACCGCATCATCGACGCCTACCCCGACACCCTCCGCTTCGCCCGCAGCGCCGACGAGATGGAGGCAGCGCACAAGGCGGGCCGGGTCGGCTCGATGCTGGGGATCGAGGGCGGGCGCCAGATCGGCGGCTCGATGGCGGCGCTGCGGCGCTTCTACGACCTTGGCGCGCGCTACATGACCCTGACCCACAACCAAACCACCGAATGGGCCGATGCCGGCACCGACGAGCCCAAATATGACGGCCTGTCGCCATTCGGGGTCGAAGTGGTGAAGGAGATGAATCGCCTCGGCATGATGGTGGACTTGAGCCACGTCGCGCCTGCGACCATGCGCGATGCGATTGCGGCGTCCCAGGCCCCGGTGATCTTCTCCCACTCCAGCGCGGCGGGCGTGAACCCCCATCCGCGCAACGTCCCCGACGACGTGCTGCGCCTGATGCCGGCCAATGGCGGCGTGGTGATGGTGACGTGGGTGCCGAGCTTCCTCAGCCCCGCCCAGTGGAAGTGGGACGGCGAACAGGCCGCCGAGGAAGCGCGGGTGAAGACCTACAACCGCGCCAACGCCGCCGCCGTCACCAAGGCGATGGAAGCCTGGGTCGCCGCCAATCCGCGCCCGGTGGTCGGGATCAAGGAAGTCGCCGACCATATCGATTATGTCGCCAGGGTCGCCGGCCATGACCATGTCGGGATCGGCGGCGACCTCGACGGCATTCCGCGCACGCCGGTCGGGCTGGAAGGCGTCGAAGCCTATCCGCGCCTGTTCGCCGAACTGATCCGCCGCGGCTGGTCGGACGCCAACCTCGCCAAGCTGGCCGGCGGCAATGTCCTTCGCGCGCTGCGCGGGGCGGAGGCGACCGCCGCCAGGATGAAGGACGTGCCGCCCTCGATGGCGACGCTTAACCCGCCCAAGCCCGCCAACTAG
- the rpmF gene encoding 50S ribosomal protein L32: protein MAVPKRKTSPSKRNMRRSHHALTPASFQECPNCGELKLPHNLCQACGHYNGREIVSTEA from the coding sequence ATGGCCGTCCCCAAGAGAAAGACCTCGCCCTCGAAGCGCAACATGCGCCGCAGCCATCACGCGCTGACCCCGGCGAGCTTCCAGGAATGCCCGAACTGCGGCGAGCTCAAGCTCCCGCACAATCTGTGCCAGGCCTGCGGCCATTATAACGGCCGCGAGATCGTCTCGACCGAGGCCTGA
- a CDS encoding MerR family transcriptional regulator yields the protein MPAQSGTKGPGAKDPSAFRTIGEVSAELGVAQHILRYWESRFPQLKPLQRAGNRRYYRPEDVELVRRIHSLLSHQGYTVRGVQQLLKDKAPLPEPTEPDEDLVSALKRVRADLVDAIGGD from the coding sequence GTGCCGGCCCAGTCGGGGACCAAGGGGCCCGGAGCCAAGGATCCCTCGGCCTTCCGCACCATCGGTGAAGTCTCCGCCGAGCTTGGCGTCGCGCAGCATATCCTGCGTTACTGGGAGAGCCGTTTTCCGCAGCTGAAGCCGCTTCAGCGGGCTGGCAACCGCCGCTATTATCGCCCCGAAGACGTCGAGCTCGTGCGACGCATCCACTCGCTGCTGTCGCACCAGGGCTATACCGTCCGCGGCGTCCAGCAATTGCTGAAGGACAAGGCGCCCTTGCCCGAGCCGACCGAGCCGGACGAGGATCTAGTCAGTGCGCTGAAGCGGGTCCGGGCCGACCTCGTCGACGCTATCGGCGGGGACTAA
- the plsX gene encoding phosphate acyltransferase PlsX, with protein sequence MTPTPASARSLSAPRIAVDVMGGDGGLEAVLGGVERALRADRSLRFLLVGDEAAIASRLERMSLPAGSATILHAADSIAGDEKPSQALRRARTTSMGLAINAVKDGSADAALSGGNTGALMAMSKLALRTMPGIDRPALTALLPTLGSHDCVMLDLGANTECDAQNLVQFAVMGAAYARTVLGLKKPRVKLLNIGTEELKGTGELKEAAALLREATYLHLTFDGFTEGDQLSRGKVDVVVTDGFSGNIALKTAEGTARFVTDLLRRAFTSSLRSKAGFALSKPALHMLKVHLDPNNHNGAVFLGLNGLVVKSHGGANTKGVANAIAVAARMVRGDIVNQVVSDLDEFRAHAFAVSE encoded by the coding sequence GTGACCCCCACACCGGCCAGTGCCCGGAGCCTCAGCGCTCCGCGGATCGCAGTGGACGTGATGGGTGGTGACGGCGGCCTCGAAGCGGTGCTGGGCGGGGTCGAGCGTGCGTTGCGCGCCGACCGTTCGCTTCGCTTCCTTCTCGTCGGCGACGAGGCGGCCATCGCTTCCCGCCTCGAGCGCATGTCGCTGCCTGCCGGCAGCGCCACCATCCTCCATGCTGCCGACAGCATTGCCGGCGACGAAAAGCCGAGCCAGGCCCTGCGCCGTGCCCGCACCACCTCGATGGGGCTGGCGATCAACGCGGTGAAGGACGGCAGCGCCGATGCGGCCCTCTCGGGCGGCAACACCGGCGCGCTGATGGCGATGTCCAAGCTTGCGCTGCGCACCATGCCCGGGATCGACCGGCCGGCGCTGACCGCGCTTCTTCCGACACTCGGAAGCCATGACTGCGTGATGCTCGACCTCGGCGCCAATACCGAGTGCGATGCCCAGAACCTCGTCCAGTTCGCAGTGATGGGCGCCGCTTATGCACGCACCGTGCTTGGGCTGAAGAAACCGCGGGTGAAGCTACTCAACATCGGTACCGAGGAGCTGAAAGGCACCGGCGAGCTCAAGGAAGCCGCCGCCCTGCTGCGGGAGGCGACCTACCTCCACCTCACCTTCGACGGCTTCACCGAGGGCGACCAACTGTCGCGCGGCAAGGTTGACGTGGTCGTCACCGACGGTTTCTCGGGCAACATCGCGCTCAAGACCGCGGAGGGCACCGCACGTTTCGTTACCGACCTCCTGCGCCGCGCCTTCACCTCGTCGCTGCGGTCCAAGGCCGGGTTCGCGCTGTCGAAGCCGGCGCTGCACATGCTCAAGGTCCATCTCGACCCCAACAACCACAATGGCGCGGTCTTCCTCGGCCTCAACGGGCTGGTGGTGAAAAGCCACGGCGGGGCCAACACCAAGGGAGTCGCCAATGCCATCGCCGTTGCAGCGCGGATGGTCCGGGGCGATATCGTCAACCAAGTGGTGAGCGACCTCGACGAATTCCGCGCCCACGCCTTTGCCGTAAGCGAGTAA
- a CDS encoding S9 family peptidase: MLTRVSLALAAFVSSSAFAQTPAPKPAALTVQAVPPVPAELAARTRPYMELRSAGFAGWNARDRSMLIRTRFANVPQLHRVAGPLMDRQQITFEPEPVGGSWAPSGDVLVTQMDRGGAEFFQLYRLDGGRLTLLTDGKSRNSSGAWSKDGKLLAYSSTRRNGADTDLYVMDPRDPKTDRLVAEVKGGGWGVAAFAPGNAKALVLNYQQVTNSDPYLLDLATQQLTPLGDLKKDIAFGGAEFAPDGALWVLSDEDSDVQRLGRMDTATGKFTPVANAGRWDIDSFDLSDDGRTIAYFTNEAGISRLYLFDVASGRSRQVTTLPVGVAGGLEWSPWGELGFTFNSAQGTADAWSLNPQTGKLTRWTQSETGGLDFSRNPSAQLIEVKSFDGERVSGFLYRPDPAKFPGKRPVVVDIHGGPEGQERPGFMGRDNYLINELGIAVFLPNVRGSTGFGKRFVSLDNGPFKREDSVKDIGAFLTALKADPAIDAARMAVTGGSYGGYMCYASAIRYAADFKGALCNVAISDFVTFLEGTQSYRRDLRRVEYGDERDPKQRAKLLEISPLRRIGEIKAPMFVVQGANDPRVPKSEADQVVAALNARPGAAPTWYMVGENEGHGFGKKENQDYLFWSTLQFWQQTLLK, encoded by the coding sequence ATGCTGACCCGCGTCTCGCTGGCCCTTGCCGCTTTTGTCTCGAGCTCGGCCTTTGCGCAGACGCCTGCGCCCAAGCCCGCCGCGCTGACCGTCCAGGCGGTGCCCCCGGTCCCGGCCGAACTCGCCGCCCGCACGCGCCCCTACATGGAGCTGCGCAGCGCCGGCTTCGCCGGCTGGAACGCGCGCGACCGCTCGATGTTGATCCGTACCCGCTTCGCCAACGTCCCCCAGCTCCACCGCGTCGCGGGCCCGCTGATGGACCGTCAGCAGATCACCTTCGAGCCCGAGCCGGTCGGCGGCAGCTGGGCCCCGTCGGGCGACGTGCTGGTGACGCAGATGGACCGCGGCGGCGCCGAATTCTTCCAGCTCTACCGGCTCGACGGCGGCCGGCTGACGCTGCTGACCGACGGCAAGAGCCGCAACAGCTCGGGCGCGTGGAGCAAGGACGGCAAGCTACTCGCCTACAGCTCGACCCGCCGCAACGGCGCCGACACTGACCTGTACGTGATGGACCCGCGCGATCCCAAGACCGACCGGCTGGTCGCCGAGGTGAAGGGCGGCGGATGGGGCGTCGCCGCCTTCGCGCCCGGCAATGCCAAGGCGCTGGTGCTCAATTATCAGCAGGTCACGAACAGCGACCCCTATCTCCTCGACCTCGCCACCCAGCAGCTGACCCCACTCGGCGACCTCAAGAAGGACATTGCCTTCGGTGGCGCCGAATTCGCCCCCGATGGTGCCTTGTGGGTGCTGTCGGACGAGGACAGCGACGTCCAGCGCCTCGGGCGGATGGATACCGCGACCGGCAAGTTCACGCCCGTCGCCAACGCCGGCCGGTGGGACATCGACAGCTTCGACCTGTCCGACGACGGTCGCACTATCGCCTATTTCACCAACGAGGCCGGAATCAGCCGCCTCTACCTCTTCGACGTGGCCAGCGGCCGATCGCGGCAGGTGACCACGCTTCCGGTCGGAGTCGCCGGCGGCCTCGAATGGTCGCCGTGGGGCGAGCTCGGCTTCACCTTCAATTCGGCGCAGGGCACTGCCGACGCCTGGTCGCTCAATCCCCAGACGGGCAAGCTCACCCGCTGGACCCAGAGCGAAACCGGCGGGCTCGATTTCTCGCGCAATCCGTCGGCCCAGCTGATCGAGGTGAAGAGCTTCGACGGTGAGCGCGTGTCGGGCTTCCTTTATCGCCCCGACCCCGCCAAATTCCCCGGCAAGCGCCCGGTGGTGGTCGACATCCACGGCGGTCCCGAGGGGCAGGAGCGCCCGGGCTTCATGGGGCGCGACAATTACCTCATCAACGAGCTGGGGATCGCGGTCTTCCTCCCCAACGTCCGCGGCTCGACCGGCTTCGGCAAGCGCTTCGTCAGCCTCGACAACGGGCCGTTCAAGCGGGAGGATTCGGTCAAGGACATCGGCGCCTTCCTGACCGCGCTCAAGGCCGATCCGGCGATCGACGCGGCCCGCATGGCGGTGACCGGCGGCAGCTATGGCGGCTACATGTGCTATGCGAGCGCGATCCGCTACGCCGCCGACTTCAAGGGCGCGCTGTGCAACGTCGCCATCTCCGACTTCGTCACCTTCCTTGAAGGCACGCAAAGCTACCGCCGCGACCTTCGCCGCGTCGAATATGGCGACGAGCGCGATCCCAAGCAGCGCGCCAAGCTCTTGGAAATCAGCCCGCTGCGCCGGATCGGCGAGATCAAGGCGCCGATGTTCGTGGTGCAGGGCGCCAACGATCCCCGCGTGCCCAAGTCGGAGGCCGACCAGGTCGTCGCGGCCCTGAATGCCCGTCCCGGCGCCGCGCCGACGTGGTACATGGTCGGCGAGAACGAGGGCCACGGCTTCGGCAAGAAGGAGAACCAGGACTATCTGTTCTGGTCGACCCTGCAATTCTGGCAGCAGACGCTGCTCAAGTAA